A window of Clostridium botulinum BKT015925 contains these coding sequences:
- a CDS encoding DUF4397 domain-containing protein, giving the protein MTLYPYWRIKTKSFIRLLHASPDTPAVDIYFNNQPITANLKYKDFTQYISIIPGLYNIKVFPAGKLSSPIIDTRIKIPSDKILTLALGNTLRHIHVLPYEEPKLPIPPNNAYIKFVHLSPDTPNLDITLPNDTTLFKDVAFEKGTDYTPIKTGTYTIQAKPTGTNKVILTIPNIVLKPNRFYTLYTVGNSSGNPPLQMLIPLDGNSYITL; this is encoded by the coding sequence ATGACTTTATATCCTTATTGGAGGATTAAAACTAAATCTTTTATAAGACTACTTCATGCATCACCTGATACACCAGCAGTAGATATATATTTCAACAATCAACCAATAACTGCTAACTTAAAATATAAGGACTTTACTCAATATATATCCATAATACCCGGTCTATATAATATAAAGGTTTTTCCTGCTGGAAAACTCTCATCTCCTATTATTGATACTCGAATAAAAATACCTTCTGATAAAATTTTGACATTAGCACTTGGAAATACACTTAGACATATTCATGTACTTCCTTATGAAGAGCCTAAACTTCCAATTCCCCCAAATAATGCTTATATTAAGTTTGTACATCTATCTCCTGATACTCCAAATCTAGATATAACTTTGCCTAATGATACTACACTATTCAAAGATGTGGCATTTGAAAAAGGAACAGACTATACCCCAATAAAAACAGGTACTTATACAATCCAAGCTAAACCAACTGGAACCAACAAAGTTATTTTAACAATACCAAACATAGTGTTAAAACCTAATAGATTTTATACTCTTTATACTGTTGGAAATTCAAGTGGTAATCCTCCTTTACAAATGTTAATACCCCTCGATGGTAATTCCTATATAACTCTATAA
- a CDS encoding YgeY family selenium metabolism-linked hydrolase, with product MDIKNVIIKKIEEYRGSITNFLIDMINIHSVTYNEKEVALRVKKEMDKVGFDETFIDGMGNIIGRVGNGSKVIAIEAHIDTVDVGDDDLWNQNPFSPEIKDDVIYGRGTLEQKGAMASIVYSAKVIKDLQLTGDYTVYVIGSIMKEEYDGEAWKYIIEKDNIKPDFVVITEPTNLNIHIGSRGRAEIEVIINGLSTDSGDCIRGINAIYKALPVVKDLEKLNQLYKSDILGKASISVNKISCKSPSKSCISDKCIINIDRRMVLGEHIDDIIKELSCLKSIKNYNVKINTSNKTTYTGYSYSANNILRPWIIDKDSFILKKTIEAYKTMYDTEPQIKKWILTTNGSITYGMFKIPTIGFGPGKEILAYSPREQVSIEDLIKACALYSILPLKLSTK from the coding sequence ATGGACATAAAAAATGTAATAATAAAAAAGATAGAGGAGTATAGAGGGAGTATTACTAATTTTCTTATTGATATGATAAATATACATAGTGTTACTTATAATGAAAAAGAAGTTGCATTAAGAGTTAAAAAAGAAATGGATAAAGTTGGATTTGATGAAACATTCATAGATGGAATGGGTAATATTATTGGAAGGGTAGGAAACGGAAGTAAAGTTATAGCTATAGAAGCTCATATTGATACAGTAGATGTAGGGGATGATGATTTATGGAATCAAAATCCGTTTAGTCCTGAAATTAAAGATGATGTTATATATGGAAGAGGTACACTTGAGCAAAAAGGTGCTATGGCGTCAATTGTATATAGTGCTAAAGTTATTAAAGATTTGCAGCTTACAGGGGATTATACGGTTTATGTAATAGGATCTATAATGAAAGAAGAATATGATGGAGAAGCTTGGAAATATATAATAGAGAAGGATAATATAAAACCTGATTTTGTAGTTATAACTGAACCTACAAATTTAAATATTCATATAGGCAGTAGGGGAAGAGCCGAAATAGAAGTTATTATAAATGGATTAAGCACTGATTCGGGAGATTGTATAAGGGGGATAAATGCTATTTATAAGGCTCTTCCTGTAGTTAAAGATTTAGAGAAATTAAATCAATTATATAAAAGTGATATTTTAGGAAAAGCATCTATTTCTGTTAATAAGATATCTTGTAAAAGTCCGTCTAAATCATGTATATCAGATAAATGTATTATCAATATTGATAGAAGAATGGTTTTAGGAGAACATATAGATGATATTATTAAGGAATTAAGTTGCTTAAAATCTATTAAAAATTATAATGTTAAAATAAATACATCAAATAAGACAACATATACGGGATATAGCTATAGTGCCAATAATATCTTGAGACCATGGATCATAGATAAGGATAGTTTTATATTAAAAAAGACCATTGAAGCATATAAAACCATGTATGATACAGAGCCACAAATAAAAAAATGGATATTAACTACAAATGGAAGTATAACTTATGGTATGTTTAAAATTCCGACTATAGGTTTTGGTCCAGGCAAAGAAATATTGGCATATAGTCCAAGGGAACAAGTTTCAATAGAGGACTTGATAAAAGCTTGTGCATTATATTCAATATTACCTTTAAAGTTAAGTACAAAATAG
- a CDS encoding aminopeptidase — MSDIRLKKLARLLVNYSAEVKKGDFVLVQCENVCEPWMVEVAKEAIIAGAHVETKLNSHEVDQVKLKYSTEEQLQEENFIQKIALDKADVWLTAWGTKNTKSNANIDSKVLKLSAKGATSWREIYSKKMGDGSLRWCGTQFPTYADAQEASMSLDEYEDFVYGAGLLDSDDPVQEWKKVSEYQEKWVKYLDTKKKLHIISEGTDIKVNIEGRKWINCDGKVNFPDGEVFTSPVEDGINGFITFSFPGIYMGKEIEGIRLEVENGKIINATAKKGEELLKTLLSIDEGASRFGEVAIGTNYGIKKFTRNMLFDEKIGGTIHMAIGDSMPEAGGKNKSTIHWDMLCDMRNGGKIYADNELFYENGKFIEKVL; from the coding sequence ATGTCAGATATAAGATTAAAGAAGTTGGCTAGATTATTGGTTAATTATTCAGCTGAAGTGAAAAAAGGGGACTTTGTACTTGTACAATGTGAAAATGTATGTGAGCCTTGGATGGTTGAAGTAGCAAAAGAGGCTATAATTGCAGGAGCACATGTAGAAACTAAATTAAATTCTCATGAAGTAGATCAAGTAAAGCTAAAATATAGTACTGAAGAGCAATTGCAAGAAGAAAATTTTATACAAAAGATTGCTTTAGATAAGGCAGATGTGTGGTTAACTGCATGGGGAACTAAGAATACTAAATCAAATGCCAATATTGATTCTAAAGTATTAAAATTAAGTGCTAAAGGAGCTACAAGTTGGAGGGAGATTTATTCAAAAAAAATGGGGGATGGATCACTTAGATGGTGTGGAACCCAATTTCCAACTTATGCAGATGCACAAGAGGCTAGTATGAGTCTTGATGAGTATGAGGATTTTGTATATGGAGCTGGTCTTTTGGATTCGGATGATCCAGTACAAGAGTGGAAAAAAGTAAGTGAATATCAAGAAAAATGGGTAAAATATCTAGACACAAAAAAGAAATTACATATTATTTCAGAAGGAACTGATATAAAAGTAAATATAGAAGGAAGAAAATGGATAAATTGTGATGGCAAAGTTAACTTTCCAGATGGAGAGGTATTTACATCTCCTGTTGAAGATGGAATTAATGGATTTATAACTTTTAGTTTTCCAGGAATTTATATGGGAAAAGAGATTGAGGGAATAAGATTAGAAGTTGAAAATGGTAAGATTATAAATGCAACAGCAAAAAAAGGAGAAGAACTCTTAAAGACACTTTTATCAATTGATGAAGGAGCTTCTAGATTTGGAGAAGTTGCTATAGGAACTAATTATGGAATTAAAAAGTTTACAAGAAATATGTTATTTGACGAAAAAATAGGTGGAACTATTCATATGGCAATAGGTGATTCTATGCCAGAAGCAGGTGGAAAAAATAAATCTACTATTCATTGGGATATGCTTTGTGATATGAGAAATGGTGGTAAGATATATGCAGATAATGAGCTGTTTTAT